In the genome of Bradysia coprophila strain Holo2 unplaced genomic scaffold, BU_Bcop_v1 contig_232, whole genome shotgun sequence, one region contains:
- the LOC119077082 gene encoding uncharacterized protein LOC119077082, with product MRILKLLWVFVLLCKTTTACKDKPNDKQVSFSVEKIWQSYRKKGQICLCEDVSWKQDIQNYYNGCRTATWEFRGKAYCLADSVVNSLEEFLTKLIFFTNSNSTIVTTSSTTMLNTLSKCKKLNRSGMNIIFEFQKVLPAIIKDFNEVATKLSNHIGELTSSFTKVLGSLGSVFTNFMKEFLENCRLFKCEKQVDYKPVLKKCQKLMNTVALIGETLLNECEAEATQEVYDAVLVLDLICLYMAIAVPGINSCVMDVLYEHDYPISKYVKSSALVFDYALVELTKAVSAIVFPITKTVQNLLTVFVNITMSLNKLAIDILGLFDGVEITVGEIVRNLVKGGRVTVSASKGKINILKGVTKFLG from the exons ATGAGGATCTTAAAATTATTGTGGGTGTTTGTACTGTTATGTAAG ACCACAACCGCTTGTAAAGACAAACCAAACGATAAGCAAGTTAGCTTCAGTGTGGAAAAAATTTGGCAAAGTTACCGAAAGAAAGGCCAGATTTGTTTGTGTGAAGATGTTTCGTGGAAACAAGATATTCAAAATTACTATAACGGATGTAGAACAGCTACTTGGGAATTCCGTGGAAAAGCGTACTGTCTGGCCGACAGCGTGGTGAACTCATTAGAAGAATTCCtaacgaaattgatttttttcactaattccaACTCAACCATAGTGACAACCAGTTCTACAACAATGTTAAACACGTTGAGTAAATGTAAAAAGCTTAATCGATCCGGGATGAATATCATTTTTGAGTTCCAAAAAGTTTTGCCAGCAATAATCAAAGATTTCAATGAGGTCGCTACGAAATTGTCGAATCATATTGGTGAGCTGACATCTTCTTTTACAAAGGTCCTGGGCAGTCTCGGTTCCGTGTTTACCAATTTTATGAAAGAGTTTCTCGAAAATTGTCGACTGTTTAAGTGCGAAAAACAAGTGGATTACAAGCctgttttgaaaaaatgtcaGAAACTTATGAATACTGTGGCGTTAATTGGGGAAACCTTGCTGAACGAATGCGAAGCGGAAGCTACCCAGGAAGTGTATGACGCAGTCTTAGTTTTGGATTTGATATGTTTATACATGGCGATTGCGGTTCCAGGAATCAATAGCTGCGTTATGGATGTGCTTTACGAACACGATTATCCCATATCGAAGTACGTCAAGTCATCCGCGTTAGTATTCGACTATGCACTCGTAGAATTAACCAAAGCTGTATCTGCAATCGTTTTTCCAATAACAAAAACCGTTCAAAATCTGCTAACGGTTTTCGTCAACATAACAATGAGCTTAAATAAGTTGGCAATAGACATCCTTGGATTATTCGATGGTGTGGAGATAACTGTTGGCGAAATAGTCAGAAACTTAGTGAAAGGTGGTAGAGTCACCGTATCTGCTAGTAAGGGAAAAATTAACATCTTGAAGGGAGTCACCAAATTTTTAGGATaa
- the LOC119077083 gene encoding uncharacterized protein LOC119077083: MKLLKLFLVFGLLCQTLGDEVKKEFDGTVSFSVEKVWLSYRHCACSCEEDPWRKGVQDFYDGCRAASKSFRGKAFEVADSTLDSIAQVITKLIEFTDSNSTILQSSSTNMLESISRNSRLNGTSLNIAIEFEKVFPTEVREFNDVAKKLSEHIGELTCSFTNAVSDFGAELSKFMREFLQSCRLFNCKKRVDFKCVLKKYQKLTNIIALIDDTLLNKCDREVSQDVYDSILVFHLIYLYMGLSVTGINSCVLDVLHDRKCYVSESVKFCSLSFEYAIVQVVQAVSGVVTSSIDSIKGLLKVFVDIAATLNAVVKGVLGLSNDVLLSVGDIVKNLVSGGKGQTSILKGII; encoded by the exons ATGAAGCTTTTAAAGTTGTTTCTAGTGTTCGGTTTGTTATGCCAG aCTTTAGGCGACGAGGTAAAGAAAGAATTTGATGGTACTGTTAGCTTCAGTGTGGAAAAAGTTTGGTTAAGTTATCGTCATTGTGCGTGTTCATGTGAAGAAGACCCTTGGAGGAAAGGCGTTCAAGATTTCTACGACGGATGTAGAGCAGCGTCTAAGTCATTTCGCGGAAAAGCTTTCGAAGTAGCTGACAGCACATTAGATTCAATTGCGCAAGTTAtaacgaaattaattgaattcacCGATTCCAACTCGACAATATTACAATCAAGTTCTACTAATATGTTAGAATCGATTAGCAGAAACAGTCGACTTAACGGTACTAGTTTGAACATTGCGATCGAGTTCGAGAAAGTTTTTCCAACAGAAGTTAGAGAATTCAATGATGTTGCTAAAAAATTGTCGGAGCATATTGGTGAACTGACATGTTCATTCACAAATGCTGTTAGCGATTTCGGTGCTGAACTTTCCAAATTTATGAGAGAATTTCTACAAAGTTGCCGATTGTTCAATtgcaaaaaaagagttgatttCAAGTGCGTTCtgaaaaaataccaaaaactTACGAACATTATTGCTCTCATTGATGACACACTATTGAACAAATGTGATCGTGAAGTTTCCCAGGACGTGTAtgattcaattttagtttttcatttgatCTATTTATATATGGGTCTTTCTGTCACAGGAATCAATAGTTGTGTCTTAGATGTGCTCCACGATCGTAAATGTTACGTATCAGAAAGCGTTAAGTTTTGCTCGTTATCATTTGAATATGCAATCGTGCAAGTTGTTCAAGCTGTTTCTGGAGTCGTCACATCATCCATTGATAGCATCAAAGGTCTTCTAAAGGTATTCGTCGACATAGCCGCGACCTTGAATGCGGTTGTAAAAGGTGTTCTTGGACTGTCTAACGACGTGTTACTATCCGTTGGAGATATAGTTAAGAATTTAGTGAGCGGTGGCAAAGGACAAACAAGTATCTTGAAaggaataatttaa